In one Aminivibrio pyruvatiphilus genomic region, the following are encoded:
- a CDS encoding iron-containing alcohol dehydrogenase yields the protein MFPSFSYEMPTRVEFGRGVALRTGEEVGRIGGTRVLLISDEGVRRAGLLDRVTESLDHASVPWDLFLDVEPNPKDRNVHAAAAAVSKSGADCLVAVGGGSPIDCAKAVAIVAAAGGKVREYEGRFKTSVLPLPIIAVPTTAGTASELTFGSVITDTAAKFKFTVKSPLLAPKVALADPEMTATMPKNLTAFTGMDALTHAIEAYTCRAATPFSDAPAIVAMELIGKYLRRAWKDGSDMEAREGMLLGSLLAGVAFSHSDVAAVHCLAEALGALYDAPHGACNSIALPAVMEFSMDACVDRYARVAACLGLSFSTPREGAEKAVEEVKRMAIDLELPSLSVFGIKEEDFDEIAAKSEANSSNPDNPKILTKADYVGILKKLTSA from the coding sequence GGAAGAGGTCGGAAGGATCGGCGGCACGCGGGTTCTGCTTATCTCCGACGAAGGGGTCCGGAGGGCTGGACTGCTCGACCGCGTCACGGAGAGCCTTGACCATGCTTCCGTTCCCTGGGACCTGTTTCTCGATGTGGAACCCAACCCGAAAGACCGGAATGTCCATGCCGCGGCTGCCGCAGTGTCCAAATCGGGGGCGGACTGTCTCGTGGCGGTGGGCGGAGGCAGCCCCATCGACTGTGCCAAGGCCGTGGCCATCGTGGCCGCGGCGGGGGGCAAGGTCAGGGAGTACGAGGGACGCTTCAAAACCTCCGTCCTTCCCCTTCCCATCATTGCCGTGCCGACTACTGCCGGAACGGCGAGCGAGCTGACCTTCGGCTCCGTCATCACGGACACGGCGGCGAAATTCAAGTTCACCGTCAAGAGTCCCCTGCTGGCCCCGAAAGTGGCCCTGGCCGACCCGGAAATGACGGCCACCATGCCGAAGAACCTCACCGCATTCACGGGAATGGACGCCCTGACCCACGCCATCGAAGCCTATACCTGCCGGGCCGCCACGCCCTTCTCCGACGCTCCTGCCATTGTGGCCATGGAGCTTATCGGGAAGTATCTTCGCAGGGCCTGGAAGGACGGCTCCGACATGGAGGCCAGGGAGGGAATGCTCCTCGGGAGCCTCCTCGCCGGGGTGGCCTTCAGCCATTCCGACGTGGCGGCGGTCCACTGCCTCGCCGAGGCTCTGGGCGCACTGTACGACGCTCCTCACGGAGCCTGCAACTCCATCGCCCTTCCGGCCGTAATGGAATTTTCCATGGATGCCTGCGTGGACCGGTACGCCAGGGTGGCCGCCTGCCTCGGCCTGTCCTTCTCCACTCCCCGGGAGGGGGCGGAAAAGGCCGTGGAAGAAGTGAAGCGGATGGCCATAGATCTTGAGCTGCCCTCTCTTTCGGTTTTCGGCATCAAAGAGGAGGATTTCGACGAGATCGCCGCGAAATCGGAGGCCAACTCGTCGAATCCGGACAACCCGAAGATCCTCACGAAGGCCGACTATGTCGGGATCCTCAAAAAACTGACCTCCGCATAA
- a CDS encoding choline/carnitine O-acyltransferase yields MAEKYPETSGTFAFQGSLPRLPVLPLEETLPKFLDWTAPLLDEQGRHETAESARAFLAPGGAGRKLQRRLEEWSEETPESWLSDFWLRTYLESPAPLVINSNVFSLLDLPPLLSPSPRSRRAAWLISAALSLKKSIDSETLPPDTDRGTPLCMSQYRNLFGTTRIAGLSGDELATRPDSRHITVLCGGGAWSLDVLSPEGNEASHESLAVRLDEIAASPRPGGEIGLGTSLPRRDWGALRETIASICPENRGNLERIESALFVLCLDPETPPSLQGKGLHYLSGGGANRWYDKSFQIIVDERGEAGLNFEHSGLDGSQHALLASVILRSGGTGGYGKWQALSALPLPFHLSEEAVRHLEEAGQALHCLRKNTTLAVLEFSAFGREKIKGLGMSPDAFCQVAMQTSVFGLYGRFLNAYEAVMTRQFLLGRTEAMRPVTAEAAAFAHRRTAEALKAASRAHSERVSECRDGRGVDRHLFGLRKMMERFGREIGVHEPPALFSSPGYAVLSRNMVSTSTGPTEAFRIYGYGPSDDEGFGVRYLMFPHKLVFTMTSRTSLEPLLLAFRDKLAENMEEMAALLEQ; encoded by the coding sequence ATGGCTGAAAAATATCCGGAAACATCCGGCACGTTTGCTTTCCAGGGGAGCCTTCCCAGGCTCCCTGTTCTTCCTCTTGAGGAAACCCTCCCGAAATTTTTGGACTGGACGGCTCCCCTTCTTGACGAACAGGGCCGGCATGAGACGGCGGAGTCAGCCCGGGCCTTTCTCGCTCCCGGCGGGGCGGGCAGAAAGCTCCAGCGCCGCCTGGAGGAGTGGTCCGAAGAGACGCCGGAAAGCTGGCTCTCGGACTTCTGGCTCCGGACCTATCTCGAATCCCCCGCCCCCCTTGTGATCAACAGCAATGTCTTTTCCCTGTTGGACCTTCCGCCTCTCCTCAGCCCGTCCCCCCGCTCCCGGAGGGCAGCATGGCTGATCTCCGCCGCACTCTCCCTGAAAAAAAGCATCGACAGCGAAACCCTCCCTCCCGATACCGACCGGGGAACGCCTCTGTGCATGAGCCAGTACAGAAATCTGTTCGGCACCACGAGAATTGCCGGTCTCTCCGGCGACGAACTCGCCACGCGGCCGGACAGCCGCCACATCACCGTCCTGTGCGGGGGAGGGGCATGGTCGCTGGACGTCCTCTCTCCGGAGGGGAACGAGGCATCCCATGAAAGCCTCGCCGTCCGTCTCGATGAAATTGCCGCTTCCCCGCGGCCCGGCGGGGAGATCGGCCTCGGCACATCACTCCCCCGGAGGGATTGGGGGGCTCTCAGGGAAACGATCGCCTCCATCTGTCCGGAGAACCGCGGGAACCTGGAGAGAATAGAGTCGGCCCTCTTTGTCCTCTGTCTCGACCCGGAAACCCCGCCCTCTCTCCAGGGGAAGGGGCTTCACTATCTCTCCGGAGGAGGAGCGAACCGATGGTATGACAAGTCTTTCCAGATCATCGTCGATGAAAGGGGAGAAGCGGGCCTGAACTTCGAGCACTCCGGCCTGGACGGCTCCCAGCACGCGCTTCTTGCATCCGTCATTCTCAGGTCCGGCGGGACGGGCGGATATGGGAAATGGCAGGCTCTTTCCGCCCTGCCGCTGCCCTTTCACCTTTCCGAAGAAGCCGTCCGGCATCTCGAAGAAGCCGGACAGGCCCTCCACTGCCTGCGGAAGAACACTACGCTGGCCGTCCTTGAATTCTCAGCCTTCGGACGGGAGAAAATCAAGGGCCTCGGGATGAGTCCCGACGCATTCTGCCAGGTGGCCATGCAGACATCGGTCTTCGGCCTGTACGGAAGATTCCTGAACGCCTATGAAGCGGTGATGACCCGGCAGTTTCTCCTGGGCCGCACCGAGGCCATGCGCCCAGTCACGGCGGAAGCGGCCGCCTTCGCGCACAGGCGGACCGCGGAAGCCCTGAAGGCCGCCTCAAGGGCCCACAGTGAACGGGTCTCGGAATGCCGGGACGGGCGGGGAGTGGACCGCCACCTCTTCGGCCTCCGGAAGATGATGGAACGCTTCGGCCGGGAGATAGGAGTTCACGAACCGCCGGCCCTCTTTTCCTCGCCCGGATACGCCGTTCTTTCCAGGAACATGGTCTCCACGAGCACGGGCCCCACTGAGGCATTCCGCATCTACGGTTACGGCCCGTCGGACGACGAGGGGTTCGGCGTCCGTTACCTGATGTTCCCCCACAAGCTGGTCTTCACCATGACAAGCCGAACCTCCCTGGAGCCGCTCCTGCTCGCTTTCCGGGACAAGCTGGCCGAAAACATGGAGGAGATGGCGGCCCTTCTCGAGCAATAA
- a CDS encoding ABC transporter permease, with protein sequence MFPEAFRYHVAGAVNEFINNLIEAYSPVFDSISDGILSFLLGVNSILTFIPWWAYIAGVFLLSWYSSKKLISSVILASLPFVIGMFGLWAMAVESLSVIITAVLMALIIGLPLGVLMAELRPVAAVLRPLLDGMQTMPSFVYLIPAMMLFGLGKVPAVLATLIYALPPVIRLTALGLNQVPKPVEEAALAYGATRWQLIREVRLPLAMPSILAGVNQTTMMALAMVVISSMIGARGLGQEVLLSINRIDVGRGFEAGMSVVFLAIVIDRLTQNMAKRWEPPKR encoded by the coding sequence ATGTTTCCTGAAGCTTTCCGGTACCACGTGGCCGGGGCGGTGAATGAATTCATTAACAATCTCATCGAGGCCTACTCCCCCGTCTTCGATTCCATTTCCGACGGGATACTCTCGTTCCTCCTCGGAGTCAACTCGATTCTCACGTTCATCCCGTGGTGGGCCTACATAGCGGGCGTCTTTCTGCTGAGCTGGTATTCGTCGAAAAAACTCATTTCCTCCGTGATTCTGGCATCCCTGCCCTTCGTCATCGGCATGTTCGGTCTCTGGGCAATGGCCGTCGAAAGCCTTTCGGTGATCATCACCGCCGTTCTTATGGCATTGATCATCGGGCTGCCCCTCGGCGTGCTCATGGCGGAGCTGCGGCCCGTCGCCGCCGTTCTCCGTCCCCTTCTGGACGGAATGCAGACCATGCCGAGCTTTGTCTACCTCATACCGGCAATGATGCTTTTCGGACTGGGCAAGGTCCCCGCTGTTCTCGCCACCCTTATCTACGCCCTTCCTCCCGTGATCAGGCTGACCGCCCTCGGGCTGAACCAGGTTCCCAAGCCCGTGGAGGAGGCTGCCCTGGCCTACGGCGCCACGCGCTGGCAGCTCATCAGGGAAGTGCGCCTTCCCCTTGCCATGCCGAGCATCCTGGCAGGAGTGAACCAGACCACCATGATGGCCCTGGCCATGGTCGTCATCTCGTCCATGATCGGTGCCCGGGGCCTGGGACAGGAAGTCCTGCTCTCCATCAACCGCATCGACGTGGGCAGGGGATTCGAAGCGGGCATGAGCGTGGTGTTCCTGGCCATTGTCATCGACCGTCTCACTCAGAACATGGCCAAGCGGTGGGAACCGCCCAAGAGGTAA
- a CDS encoding betaine/proline/choline family ABC transporter ATP-binding protein (Members of the family are the ATP-binding subunit of ABC transporters for substrates such as betaine, L-proline or other amino acids, choline, carnitine, etc. The substrate specificity is best determined from the substrate-binding subunit, rather than this subunit, as it interacts with the permease subunit and not with substrate directly.), protein MDAPQQADAASGVSGGGTAAEAILIRDLWKIYTRKKGLTVSSSDVENEERVEELDRGEDAVVAMKNVSLEIRQGETFIIMGLSGSGKSTLIRCLLRLVEPTSGEIIINGENVTAMNKRQLVNFRREKIAMVFQHYGLLPHRTVLQNVTFGLKLRGEEKECRMGKAADAIEKVGLKGWEKYYPASLSGGMRQRVGIARALVMDAPILLMDEPFSGLDPLIRRELQDEMIHLQKVMHKTIFFVTHDLSEALRMGDRMAIMKKGEIVQVGSPDEVIANPADDYVMRFVSDEREQMRRAEEVLARSRAGKEGASHVS, encoded by the coding sequence TTGGACGCCCCGCAGCAGGCGGACGCCGCATCCGGCGTTTCCGGGGGCGGAACCGCAGCGGAGGCCATTCTTATCCGCGACCTCTGGAAAATCTATACCCGTAAGAAGGGCCTGACCGTTTCTTCTTCGGACGTGGAGAACGAGGAGCGTGTGGAGGAGCTTGACAGGGGAGAAGACGCCGTGGTGGCGATGAAAAACGTGTCACTGGAAATCAGGCAGGGAGAGACGTTCATCATCATGGGGCTCTCCGGCAGCGGCAAATCGACCCTTATCCGGTGCCTGCTCCGTCTCGTGGAACCAACCTCCGGCGAAATCATCATCAACGGCGAGAACGTGACGGCGATGAACAAACGGCAGCTCGTCAATTTCCGCAGGGAAAAAATCGCCATGGTCTTCCAGCATTATGGCCTGCTGCCCCACCGCACGGTTCTGCAGAACGTCACCTTCGGCCTGAAGCTCAGGGGAGAAGAAAAGGAATGCAGGATGGGAAAAGCAGCGGACGCTATCGAAAAGGTCGGGCTCAAGGGATGGGAGAAATACTACCCGGCGTCCCTGAGCGGCGGCATGCGCCAGAGGGTGGGTATCGCCCGGGCTCTCGTCATGGACGCGCCCATCCTGCTCATGGACGAGCCGTTCAGCGGGCTCGACCCCCTCATCCGGCGGGAGCTGCAGGACGAGATGATCCATCTTCAGAAGGTTATGCACAAGACCATCTTTTTCGTGACCCATGACCTTTCCGAGGCGCTCCGCATGGGAGACCGCATGGCCATCATGAAAAAAGGAGAGATCGTCCAGGTCGGGTCTCCCGACGAGGTCATCGCGAACCCGGCAGATGATTATGTCATGCGGTTCGTCAGCGACGAACGGGAGCAGATGAGGCGGGCCGAAGAGGTCCTGGCCAGAAGCAGGGCGGGGAAGGAGGGAGCATCCCATGTTTCCTGA
- a CDS encoding ABC transporter substrate-binding protein, protein MKMRTTIALVLAVLCLFTAFPGTAAARPVTLVDFSWDSVQIHNRIAAYIIEKGFGKETDFIFAESLPGMMGIERGDADFSMEGWVDNILEFWDKATASGKMVSLGTNFPDAPQGWYVPTYMIKGDEARGIKPVAPDLKSVADLPKYWELFKDPENPKKGRLLNGPAGWKVTSINEMKIRGYGLDKHYDAFSAGSETALSTAIKRAYDRGQPVLAYYWEPTWVMGLLDMTMLEEPPYDEKLWNDENLYACAIPSVRVLIVANAKFAEANPDIAAFLKNYSTTLEQNNKVLGFMFETKADTRQAAVWFLKNFEDVWTSWVSSDVAEKVTAALKEEK, encoded by the coding sequence ATGAAAATGCGAACCACTATTGCGCTTGTTCTTGCAGTCCTATGCCTGTTTACCGCCTTTCCGGGAACGGCGGCAGCCCGCCCCGTGACGCTGGTCGACTTCAGCTGGGACAGCGTCCAGATCCACAACCGCATTGCGGCCTACATCATCGAGAAAGGATTCGGCAAAGAGACTGACTTCATCTTCGCCGAGTCCCTTCCGGGAATGATGGGCATCGAGCGGGGAGACGCCGACTTTTCCATGGAAGGCTGGGTTGACAACATTCTCGAGTTCTGGGATAAAGCCACGGCCAGCGGAAAAATGGTGAGCCTCGGAACGAATTTCCCCGACGCCCCCCAGGGATGGTACGTTCCCACCTACATGATCAAGGGAGACGAAGCCCGGGGTATCAAGCCGGTCGCTCCCGACCTCAAGTCCGTTGCCGACCTTCCGAAATACTGGGAGCTCTTCAAGGACCCCGAGAACCCGAAGAAGGGGCGCCTTCTCAACGGACCGGCAGGCTGGAAGGTCACGTCCATCAACGAGATGAAGATCAGGGGCTACGGCCTGGACAAGCATTACGATGCCTTTTCCGCAGGCTCCGAAACCGCCCTCTCCACCGCCATCAAGAGGGCCTACGACCGGGGCCAGCCCGTCCTGGCCTATTACTGGGAGCCCACGTGGGTCATGGGGCTTCTTGACATGACCATGCTCGAAGAGCCCCCCTACGATGAAAAGCTCTGGAACGACGAGAACCTGTACGCCTGCGCCATTCCGTCGGTGCGTGTGCTCATCGTCGCCAATGCGAAGTTCGCGGAGGCCAACCCCGACATCGCGGCATTCCTGAAAAACTACAGCACAACCCTCGAGCAGAACAACAAGGTCCTCGGCTTCATGTTCGAGACGAAGGCGGATACGCGGCAGGCCGCCGTCTGGTTCCTGAAAAATTTCGAGGATGTCTGGACATCCTGGGTTTCCTCCGACGTGGCTGAAAAAGTGACCGCGGCGCTGAAGGAGGAGAAATAG
- a CDS encoding DinB family protein, with protein sequence MRNVVNGMKGYFDRGMDFLFRQIDECPDDLWNRKGGGFFYWQQVYHAFFCVDYFLLPPEGEMVEEPFGRAVAMFSEVPPVAPSKETVREFGAVMRKKADEWIAALDDESLGLRHEGMTARKKAETCNGAVFASLCGHNMYHVGCLDSVLREHGLKGVY encoded by the coding sequence ATGCGAAACGTGGTGAACGGTATGAAGGGATATTTTGACCGGGGGATGGACTTCCTGTTCAGGCAGATCGACGAATGCCCGGACGACCTCTGGAACAGGAAGGGCGGCGGATTCTTTTATTGGCAGCAGGTGTACCATGCGTTCTTCTGCGTGGACTATTTCCTTCTCCCCCCCGAAGGGGAGATGGTGGAAGAACCTTTCGGACGGGCTGTGGCCATGTTCAGCGAGGTGCCTCCGGTAGCTCCTTCGAAGGAGACTGTGAGAGAATTCGGCGCAGTCATGAGGAAAAAGGCGGACGAGTGGATTGCCGCCCTCGACGACGAGTCCCTGGGGCTCAGGCATGAGGGAATGACGGCCCGGAAGAAGGCGGAAACATGCAACGGTGCGGTTTTTGCCTCCCTGTGCGGCCACAACATGTACCACGTGGGGTGCCTCGATTCGGTGCTCCGGGAGCATGGCCTGAAGGGAGTCTACTGA